The genomic DNA GTTCCAAGTTGTGGTTGGTCCGAGAACTTTTGCCACCTGGTGTTACTAATTTCACGTATTATAGTAATAGTACTATAGTTGACACCGAGCATATTATCATGTTATGAAGTTGTATCGAAATTTCAGAACATCCCGTGGAGACGGCAAATCAATGAAAGTCAAAAGGGTTTGCTATCCAGAATTACAAGAGTAAATTCCATCTCCTAAATCTCCTAAAACAGGTGATATTTGACCAAGTTGGCTACAAACATAGGTGGTGAAACAAATGAATGGATAACCTACATTTTTGGGACTTTATAATTTGAGGGGCTATTTTAAGAGGAACTTCATGTGCGAATTCATCTGCATCCCGAAGAATGAGGGATAAAATTGAATTAACAGGAGATACAAAGATTGcagtttctttgtttctttcatTTCCTCGTTAGAGTAATCCTCGAGAACGGAAGTGGTGGTTAGCTTTCTTAGGCTCGAATGCCATGAACAAATATCTTAAATTCACAGCATTACTTGGCTAAGAAGGTTAATTACCTCTCCGTAGATTGTTGTTTTTGAGGGGGGCTAAAGTATTTGTATGGTTCGAATGCTGTAGTACTTGCCCCCGCTACCACGGCAAAAGTTTGGTTTATTACCAAACCCTTTCttgaagaacaagaaacaaggaaaaaaggagaaagaaaaacgTGTTTAGATTGTTGAAAAGATGTCGAGAGGGACTGTCGTGGTTGTAAGCGGGGTGAGGCAAAATGACGGAAACATCACCAACTTCGTGTTGGTGAATTGCCTGGTTGCTGCCTGGGCTGGTCTCCTCTTTGGTTACGACACAGGTTGCCCTCAAGCTCTTATCATCCGTATAATTtccttttacattttttactaACATGTTATCAAAATACGTTTTTCACCGCAATCAATACAATGTTGATGTGCATCGGTTCGTTTTGCTTAGAGAATTTCTTTTAAAGAAGAAGGTATTTATGTAATGGTGGAAATGTTTTGCAGGAGGTGTGATTTCGAGGGAAGCTTTTCTGAGGAAGTTTTTTCCATCGGCATTCAAAGAAAGGGAAGCGGACAACGAAAACATGTACTGCAAACCGCAGAACCATCTGATGATTTTGTTCACCTCTTCTGTCTACATTGCAGCAATGGTATCCGCCCTGGTTGCTTCTCCAGTAACCAGGGCCTTCGGTCGAAACATTTCCATGCGCATTAGCGGCGCTACCTACTTGATCGGTGCCATCCTCAGTGCCGCTGCAGTGAACGCTGTAATGCTCATCATCGGTCGCATTTTCCTCGGCATTGGCATTGGTTTCGCCCTTCAGTCGAGTATAATCTTTTTGTCAGAAATGGCGCCGGCCTTTATCAGAGGAGCTCTCAACTTTATCCTCCAACTGAATGTGACAATTGGGATTTTAGTGGCGAATTTCGTCAACTATAGCGCCGGACATATAAAAGGTGGATGGGGAGGGAGAGTTTCTTTAGCATCGGCAATTATTCCGGCGCTACTGCTTTTGGTCGGGTCTCTCTTCCTGCCGGACACTCCCAATTCCATGCTTGACAGAGGCCAACCGGCTGACAAGGTAAAGAAACTGTTACAGAAGATTCACGGCACGTCAAATGTGGAGGTGGAGTTCCAAGACCTTGTTTTCGCCACCGCGGCTGCGAAAAAAGTAAACTCGCCGATGAAAAATCTCTTGTTTCATCCCAAGTATAGGCCTTACCTTGTCATGTGCATCTTTATTCCGATTTTCCAACAGGTCGCCGGCATCAACGCCATCACATTCTACGCGCCGACCCTATTCAAGAAATTAGGGTTCGGTCACAAGGCCTCACTTATGTCCAGCGCTATAACCGGAGTTGTGAACGTTGTTGCTACGTGTGTTTCTGTCGCGGGTGTGGACACATTCGGACGGAGGCCCTTGTTTCTTGTAGGCGGTGTACAAATGTTTATATGTCAAATAGCGGTGGCAGCGATGGTGGCGATCAAGTTTGGAATTTCGGGACATGGGAACATGTCGAAAAGCGAAGCGgattttttggtgattttaaTTTGCTTCTACGTAGCAGCATTTGCTTGGTCTTGGGGGCCATTGGGATGGTTAGTACCAAGTGAAATATGCCCGTTGGAGGTGAGATCAGCAGCGCAAGCACTGAATGTGTCTGTCAACATGTTGTTCATGTTTGGAATTGCTCAATCTTCCCTCACTATGTTCTGCCACCTCAAGTTCggtctcttcttcctctttgccGGATTCGTGTTGATCATGACGGTTTTCGCGTTCTTTTTCGTGCCGGAGACGAAGAACGTTCGAATGGAAGCTATGGACAGTGTGTGGAGGGAGCATTGGTTCTGGGGGAGGTATGTACCCGAGCCGCAGGAGGTTTCTGACTGTGAGATGAATTAATCAAAAGATCATCGCATGTTAATTTTTTGACAAAGTTCTAGGGTGGACTTTAGGTGCAAGTTAAATGTACAAATTTACCATGTgtactttctttctttgtccataAATGAACTTGATGAGCATTGGTTTTGGGagacttttttttattgggttgtgctatccacacaccctttttacttctcatacattcttttaatttataGCCGTtagatcgaataaattgaagaaaatcaaatgatagaaattaataaggagtgtgtgagaagtaaaaagggatgggtggatatcacacccttttttatttttagggtgATTTTGtgtaaaatcaataaaaagttacaatattaataatatatcaacaatatttatgttaattataaataagtcaatcatgtattgtgatacttaaatgcatttaaaattaacaaaatttgttATTACAGCTGGCACCCACTTCAATCGACACTTCATTTTTCCATAGTTTTTATATCTTGGAATAAGTCAATACAGATCAACAGTGTCTTTCTTGATTCTGTTTTTTACATTTAGTTCTAGATACTGCATTGCAATGTCCATTTATtggtttcgtttttttttttccatcactgACACAGCTTCTACATGTTcctttacatttggattcagacacaGCAATGCAAAGCCTCGTTTCATGGttctgttttttacttttaGATTCAGACGTTGCAACGCAATGTCTGTTTCCTGATTCTATGTTTTTCATCACTCACACATCTCTTACACTTCACACATCGCACGACTCTAAGTTTTACATTTGAATTCATGAATCATTCTCTTAATTTCTCAATAGCTCCTTAGTGCTGGCCATCCAATGGGTGAGGAGGACATCGATCTTCTAATCCTTGCATCTTAGTAGACTGGTGTTGCCTACATACGACAGGTGAGGATCCAGTAATGCTTTACTAATGTATTGACTTGTATTTTACAACAAAAATTTCAGCGTGTCAGAATCAAATAATTTTCGGAAACTATCAAGTTATGAAAGTATAAATTGTAGAAATTGTATGTAAACAAGTTGTTTAGTGGATTGAGACAAAAGACAACAACGTAGTTTTGATGACTTAATAACACTTCTTGTTAATTCTTATGCAGCAGCGAATGGTCTTGTTATGTTAGTTGGTTCTTGGTTGTCAAGTTCGTTACCTTAATTGGTACTTAATCTTattttaactaatttttttgtcttcttttgtgGCAACAACGTATATTTAAATCTAACAGTGTTTACACAAATTAATAATGACTTCATAAGTCTTGAGAGTGCACAATATTAATTTGTAAGCAAGCGTGGTTTTACTTAATTATACAAATTAAGAGgccttaattaaaaataataattctatTTGAACTTGCAAAAttgatatatattttcttaaataaaaagGGAACTAGCTAGTGGtctcatttttatttaaaaaataataaattcacACATTGTCCATGTCTTCCAATCGAACgtttggaaattatatattaaaactACCCTGCttctatttaaaaatatttttttaaagcataATGATTAGTGTCCATATAATGAATTTTCAAATGATAAGTATATTCCTACATATATTCCAAATACGGATGGAAATCCTCTCCGAATCCTCTTCGCGAGGACAAGATAGATTttatctgttcatcgtacatcgtgcggctaGCTTTCGTTAGGTAATGTTTGtgtttagttttaaataaaGAATTCAAAATGGTTTCTAACTGCATGATGCACAATAAATGAATAAGATGTGAGAATCTTATTCGAATGAGATCTAAATTCCAAAATTACAATTTACCAAATactcaataattttattttactttattctcacagttttttttaataaagtaaGCAACACCAAACTAGCCCAAGTAGGGCAGGggaaatttgaaaatataaacattttGAGAAGCACCTAACGAAATATAGCCTATGTTTTTCATGTGTtataaaattaaccaaaattgaAGTGAAAAAGACTTAATTACCCGTAGGTTAAAACTCTCCTCCTCCTACCTCTACTGTTTGTCTCCTACGCTCCACGAGGTTGAAGAAAGAGAAAGCATTCATTTTTGCAGAAGAATCtcccaaatccaatccaacaCAACACTTTCTCATTTCCTTGCCCTAAACTGAATTCCTTAAGGGAGGAAGACAGTAATATCAAATATTAGATAATTTATGTTACGTACTCAAGTTCAAGGGAAGAGCCCAACTCAAAAGACTAGCTTGATAGGTGGGAGGACCCCAATGACTTAAGTACCACTACACTATTTTCTGGTGTAGCCCATGTGGAATCATAACATCACACCACCCTTCGGAATAACCGACGCCAACGGCGGCCCTTACTCTGGTGGCTTTCACTCTGAATGGCGGCGCAACCTTTGGTCGTCCCGTTAAGGTAGCCCTTTCCAGATTGCCCCCTCTGCAGGGTCGGGACCCGACGCCCACGGAGTTCCTTACTTTGGTGGCtttcacttttaatggcagtgCACCCTTTGGTCGTCCCGTTAAGGTAGGCCTTTCCAGGTCTCCCCCTCCGCAGCGTCGGAACCCAGGCT from Pyrus communis chromosome 17, drPyrComm1.1, whole genome shotgun sequence includes the following:
- the LOC137723670 gene encoding sugar transport protein 10-like, encoding MSRGTVVVVSGVRQNDGNITNFVLVNCLVAAWAGLLFGYDTGGVISREAFLRKFFPSAFKEREADNENMYCKPQNHLMILFTSSVYIAAMVSALVASPVTRAFGRNISMRISGATYLIGAILSAAAVNAVMLIIGRIFLGIGIGFALQSSIIFLSEMAPAFIRGALNFILQLNVTIGILVANFVNYSAGHIKGGWGGRVSLASAIIPALLLLVGSLFLPDTPNSMLDRGQPADKVKKLLQKIHGTSNVEVEFQDLVFATAAAKKVNSPMKNLLFHPKYRPYLVMCIFIPIFQQVAGINAITFYAPTLFKKLGFGHKASLMSSAITGVVNVVATCVSVAGVDTFGRRPLFLVGGVQMFICQIAVAAMVAIKFGISGHGNMSKSEADFLVILICFYVAAFAWSWGPLGWLVPSEICPLEVRSAAQALNVSVNMLFMFGIAQSSLTMFCHLKFGLFFLFAGFVLIMTVFAFFFVPETKNVRMEAMDSVWREHWFWGRYVPEPQEVSDCEMN